One Actinospica robiniae DSM 44927 genomic region harbors:
- a CDS encoding LacI family DNA-binding transcriptional regulator codes for MNDYGLIDRHEDVAKAAGVSLGTVSNVVNLSAGVSEATAAKVRAAIDELGYVRSLSARQLRAGRSRVVGLLLQDSGDPYIAA; via the coding sequence GTGAACGATTATGGTCTGATCGATCGGCATGAGGACGTGGCCAAGGCGGCCGGCGTGTCCTTGGGGACGGTCTCGAACGTCGTCAACCTCTCGGCCGGCGTGAGTGAGGCCACCGCCGCCAAGGTCCGCGCCGCGATCGATGAGCTCGGGTACGTGCGCAGCTTGTCGGCGCGTCAGCTGAGGGCTGGACGCAGCCGGGTGGTCGGCCTTCTCCTCCAGGACTCGGGCGATCCGTACATCGCTGCATAG
- a CDS encoding AraC family transcriptional regulator: MDTSRDLFHFTDGAQAYAGRYLHLQDNPLHTHSFMEIAFTVGGQATHHCLAGRRTLETRDVVLLRPGVWHGYEDCRELELYNCCFSSELLRRELSWMRDDPLLGYLLWAGPYASHGRGTLAFRLEPDTFDLCVRQLESLSALRHLSPGEYRGDLIGRLTLLFGALARSVASAADTQSARLQPSHPAVGKVMRLFEADIARHWTLAELADQLHLAPGYLVRVFKAATGLPPIAYLAQLRVEHAAVLLLHTDEPVTSVGRAVGWPDQNYFARRFKAHYGLNATTYRQRFATHVDHHDGLPAAEPIPEAG, translated from the coding sequence ATGGATACGAGTCGGGATCTGTTCCACTTCACCGACGGCGCCCAAGCGTACGCGGGCCGATACCTGCATCTACAGGACAATCCGCTGCACACGCACAGCTTCATGGAGATCGCCTTCACGGTCGGCGGACAGGCCACGCACCACTGTCTGGCCGGGCGGAGAACGCTCGAGACCAGGGACGTCGTGCTGCTGCGCCCTGGTGTCTGGCACGGCTACGAGGACTGCCGCGAGCTCGAGCTCTACAACTGTTGCTTCAGCAGTGAGCTGCTACGCCGCGAGCTGTCGTGGATGCGCGATGACCCGCTGCTCGGCTACCTGCTGTGGGCCGGGCCGTACGCGTCGCACGGCCGCGGAACGCTCGCGTTCCGACTGGAGCCGGACACGTTCGACCTGTGCGTTCGCCAGCTCGAATCCCTCTCGGCACTGCGGCACCTGTCCCCCGGCGAGTATCGCGGGGATCTCATCGGCCGGCTGACGCTGCTGTTCGGGGCACTCGCCCGATCGGTCGCGTCAGCGGCCGATACCCAGTCGGCGAGGCTCCAGCCGTCGCACCCCGCGGTCGGCAAAGTCATGCGTTTGTTCGAGGCCGATATCGCGCGCCACTGGACGCTCGCGGAGCTCGCGGACCAGCTGCACCTGGCCCCCGGCTATCTGGTGCGGGTCTTCAAAGCCGCCACCGGGCTGCCGCCGATCGCGTATCTCGCGCAGCTCCGCGTGGAGCACGCCGCGGTGCTCCTGCTGCACACGGACGAGCCGGTCACCTCGGTCGGGCGGGCGGTCGGCTGGCCGGATCAGAACTACTTCGCCCGCCGCTTCAAGGCCCATTACGGGCTGAACGCCACGACCTACCGGCAGCGCTTTGCGACGCACGTCGACCACCACGACGGGCTCCCTGCCGCGGAGCCGATCCCCGAGGCCGGATAA
- a CDS encoding LamG-like jellyroll fold domain-containing protein gives MRRVLTSVISILTATAALSPLGSAAQAADATAPPPLKVVTFNTCGQSTACQSTEDLTDWASDLSSAILAYGPDAGSIQEVCGNQVDAFSADLTGYTVYFNPAWDLPTPATTGTNNNHCSHWASTENEDEFGDMIYVKSSESPVLSTDVIYPTNPTVESRPLECVEATDSGMPYQYCDVHLDGGLGGAPAQGLPEVINRMQYWGGANTPTVLAGDFNADPTDPNMGLIYQAQDGNGSFIEAEQYDKAYFTPQCRQLTSCRSGAPTTYPVLGSKGEVAAGGQARKFDYIFATAKDFSADSDSIVEVKAADGTDLTHNDHLMYQATFDWRAATTPTPAPAAPTVLTNPRTIGSEDPWANAVDYTAGNFLGTGKADMVARYADGTVMLYPGKGGGAFGSGQQLELATQYGFYAALGRGVASVTAGDFDGDGANDGRADLLVSWNNGDVSLSPNNGSGGLGVSIPLLPGHSSIFSKMTSVGVGHVLGSTDTAVNDAVFLTANRSPIISLSPPPSSTAGPPTTASYSVVAYPIDRSESGTYSAGSPVSLDLGGATSLTDVVDMTVGDFTGIGHAEILLRHSDGTLSLYGDNAQSDFTAAPLTVVDNRNWAALTKAPTPSWQGVENLVAGDFDGTGKDGVVLQWMNEYQGTLVPGRGQTEYLSSTGTAPGKLFNAPVQITSGRFEPWTTSADFAAATTTSSGDTDLITRVQGTPAVGDNPASAGQTDLWTGRGTGTFGETEIDPAVEPGYLDWATAVTVGGFGTSGAQELFAYNASGGGVYALNAGTSEGPPTTTVAGLQSVDWANVVEVVPGTFYAGPYSDLVIRYADGSVQLFQNITGQNGTSPSVPTFAAPTQVEPTGSDGWGDAEQISAGDFNGDGNEDLLVRGSAGSLLLYPGDGAGHFGGSVVIDSAPAMADLVSVEQGTVYGTAAGARNIYRFSDGEAIIDNGSTNLVDPGTQSVNGTSASFLFHSDDDTGAIQSFSYQLDGAPAVSLDAFHDEVTVSLQDLTPGSHTLTVTATNSADVTSAATTYGFTDDQNTGPIHAWPLSNGTGIDTVGGADLTLSSAGTSWTTDPTHGTVLTLDGTSGYGATSGPLIDTTGSFSISAWAEPAVSSAGVIASQDGTNISGFVLYANAGGGWTFAMAPTDSATWTADRASTANTTDNPGSWTYLTATYNAATDTMSLYVNGAPAATGTHTTTWNATGSFIIGRDFVDSAPNGFFNGDISNVQAFNYPLSASQVTALYDQNTPPNQ, from the coding sequence GTGCGCCGCGTTCTCACATCGGTCATCTCTATCCTGACCGCCACAGCCGCGCTCTCGCCGCTCGGCTCGGCCGCACAGGCCGCGGACGCCACCGCGCCGCCGCCATTGAAGGTCGTCACGTTCAACACGTGCGGACAGTCCACCGCCTGCCAGTCGACAGAGGATCTGACCGACTGGGCGTCCGACCTGTCCTCGGCGATCCTCGCGTACGGGCCCGACGCCGGCAGCATCCAGGAGGTCTGCGGCAACCAGGTCGACGCGTTCAGCGCGGACTTGACCGGATACACCGTCTACTTCAACCCCGCATGGGACCTGCCGACGCCGGCCACGACGGGCACCAATAACAACCACTGTAGTCACTGGGCCTCGACCGAGAACGAGGACGAGTTCGGCGACATGATCTATGTCAAGTCGAGCGAATCGCCGGTTCTCTCCACGGACGTCATCTACCCGACGAACCCGACGGTCGAATCCCGTCCGCTCGAGTGCGTGGAGGCGACCGACTCCGGTATGCCGTATCAGTACTGCGATGTCCACCTTGACGGCGGGCTCGGCGGCGCCCCCGCCCAGGGCCTGCCCGAGGTGATCAACCGCATGCAGTACTGGGGCGGCGCGAACACCCCCACGGTGCTCGCCGGCGACTTCAACGCCGACCCCACGGACCCCAACATGGGGCTGATCTACCAGGCGCAGGACGGCAACGGCTCTTTCATCGAGGCCGAACAGTACGACAAGGCGTACTTCACGCCGCAGTGCCGCCAGCTCACCTCCTGCCGCTCCGGCGCACCGACGACATATCCCGTCCTGGGCTCGAAGGGTGAGGTCGCCGCGGGCGGTCAGGCGCGCAAGTTCGACTACATCTTCGCCACTGCCAAGGACTTCTCGGCCGATTCCGACTCGATCGTCGAGGTCAAGGCGGCCGACGGCACCGACCTGACACACAACGACCACCTGATGTACCAGGCGACGTTCGACTGGCGGGCGGCCACCACCCCGACCCCGGCGCCCGCTGCCCCGACCGTGCTCACCAACCCGCGCACGATCGGATCGGAGGACCCCTGGGCCAACGCCGTGGACTACACGGCCGGGAACTTCCTGGGAACCGGCAAGGCGGACATGGTGGCGCGCTACGCCGACGGCACCGTCATGCTCTACCCGGGGAAGGGCGGTGGCGCCTTCGGCTCAGGGCAACAGCTCGAACTGGCGACTCAGTATGGGTTCTACGCTGCGCTCGGGCGTGGCGTCGCGAGCGTGACGGCGGGTGACTTCGACGGCGACGGCGCGAACGACGGCCGGGCCGACCTCCTGGTGAGTTGGAACAACGGAGACGTCTCCCTCTCTCCGAACAACGGCTCCGGCGGACTCGGCGTGTCCATCCCGCTGCTGCCCGGCCATTCTTCGATCTTCTCCAAGATGACGAGCGTCGGGGTCGGTCACGTCCTCGGCAGCACGGACACGGCCGTGAACGACGCCGTCTTCCTTACCGCGAACCGTTCTCCGATCATTTCGCTGTCGCCGCCGCCGAGCAGCACGGCCGGCCCGCCGACCACCGCCAGCTACTCGGTCGTGGCCTACCCGATCGACCGCTCCGAGAGCGGCACCTATTCGGCGGGCTCGCCCGTCTCGCTCGACCTCGGCGGAGCGACGAGTCTGACCGACGTCGTCGACATGACGGTGGGGGACTTCACCGGGATCGGGCACGCCGAGATCCTGCTCCGGCACTCCGACGGCACACTCTCGCTCTACGGCGACAACGCCCAGAGCGACTTCACCGCCGCTCCGCTCACCGTCGTCGACAACCGGAACTGGGCCGCACTCACCAAGGCCCCGACGCCGAGCTGGCAGGGCGTGGAGAACCTCGTCGCGGGGGACTTCGACGGCACCGGCAAGGACGGCGTCGTCCTGCAGTGGATGAACGAGTATCAGGGCACGCTTGTACCGGGCCGCGGCCAGACCGAGTACCTGTCCTCGACCGGGACCGCGCCCGGAAAGCTGTTCAACGCGCCGGTGCAGATCACCTCGGGGCGCTTCGAGCCGTGGACCACGTCGGCCGACTTCGCGGCGGCGACCACGACCTCCTCGGGTGACACCGACCTGATCACGCGGGTTCAGGGGACGCCGGCGGTCGGTGACAACCCCGCGTCCGCGGGCCAGACGGACCTCTGGACCGGCCGCGGCACCGGCACGTTCGGGGAAACGGAGATCGATCCCGCGGTCGAACCGGGCTACCTGGACTGGGCCACGGCGGTGACGGTGGGCGGCTTCGGCACCAGCGGCGCGCAGGAACTGTTCGCTTACAACGCTTCCGGCGGCGGCGTCTACGCGCTAAACGCCGGCACCTCGGAAGGGCCGCCGACCACCACGGTCGCCGGCCTGCAGTCGGTCGACTGGGCCAACGTCGTGGAGGTGGTCCCGGGGACGTTCTACGCAGGCCCCTACTCCGACCTGGTGATCCGGTACGCCGACGGAAGCGTCCAACTCTTCCAGAACATCACCGGGCAGAACGGCACCAGCCCATCGGTGCCCACATTCGCCGCTCCGACACAGGTCGAGCCCACGGGCAGTGACGGATGGGGTGACGCCGAGCAGATCAGCGCAGGCGACTTCAACGGCGACGGCAACGAGGACCTGCTGGTGCGCGGGTCCGCCGGCAGCCTGCTGCTCTACCCCGGCGACGGCGCCGGCCACTTCGGCGGCAGCGTCGTCATCGACTCCGCCCCGGCGATGGCCGACCTGGTGAGCGTCGAGCAGGGCACGGTGTACGGCACCGCCGCGGGAGCGCGCAACATCTATCGGTTCTCCGACGGGGAGGCGATCATCGACAACGGCAGCACGAACCTGGTGGATCCGGGCACGCAGAGCGTCAACGGGACCTCCGCCAGTTTCCTGTTCCACTCAGACGATGACACCGGCGCGATCCAGTCGTTCAGCTACCAGCTCGACGGCGCCCCCGCCGTCAGCCTCGACGCGTTCCACGACGAGGTGACCGTCTCGCTGCAGGACCTGACGCCGGGCAGTCACACGCTGACGGTAACCGCGACGAACTCGGCGGACGTCACCTCGGCGGCGACCACGTACGGGTTCACCGACGACCAGAACACCGGACCGATCCACGCCTGGCCGCTGTCCAACGGCACCGGAATCGACACGGTCGGCGGAGCCGATCTCACCCTGTCCTCCGCCGGAACAAGCTGGACCACGGACCCCACACACGGCACCGTCCTCACGCTCGACGGCACCAGCGGCTACGGCGCAACCAGCGGCCCGCTCATCGACACCACCGGCAGCTTCTCCATCAGCGCCTGGGCCGAACCCGCAGTCAGCAGCGCCGGAGTGATCGCCAGCCAAGACGGCACCAACATCAGCGGATTCGTCCTCTACGCCAACGCCGGCGGCGGATGGACCTTCGCCATGGCCCCGACCGACAGCGCCACCTGGACCGCAGACAGGGCCAGCACCGCAAACACGACCGACAACCCGGGAAGCTGGACCTACCTCACCGCCACCTACAACGCCGCAACCGACACCATGAGCCTCTACGTCAACGGCGCACCAGCCGCCACCGGAACACACACCACCACCTGGAACGCCACCGGATCCTTCATCATCGGCCGCGACTTCGTCGACAGCGCGCCCAACGGCTTCTTCAACGGAGACATCAGCAACGTCCAAGCATTCAACTACCCCCTGAGCGCATCCCAGGTCACCGCGCTCTACGACCAGAACACCCCGCCCAACCAATAG
- a CDS encoding integrase core domain-containing protein — translation MAVIEHATRRIHILGATAHCLDGAAAESIFATIKTEIGADSWPEGASAHGDIENYIADYNTRRLHSAIDYQPPVTVRRAWQARMSTPA, via the coding sequence ATGGCCGTGATCGAACACGCCACCCGCCGCATCCACATCCTCGGCGCCACCGCCCACTGCCTCGACGGCGCCGCCGCAGAATCAATCTTTGCCACCATCAAAACAGAGATCGGTGCCGACTCATGGCCCGAAGGAGCCAGCGCCCATGGAGACATCGAAAACTACATCGCCGACTACAACACGAGACGGCTACACTCCGCAATCGACTACCAGCCGCCCGTCACGGTGCGCCGGGCATGGCAAGCCAGAATGTCAACACCAGCATAA
- a CDS encoding IS3 family transposase: protein MRFAFISSAVEEQKESGIPRRYRYPIELMCRILAVSRSGYYAWSNRQACAHAQRDAELTAAIVAIDRAHEGRYGIDRIHAELAKQGHATSQRRVRRLARAAGLRCVHPAAKRTTTTTQDPANSRGLVDLVERDFFPDTPNEIWYGDVTYIWTMTGWCYLATVIDGFSRQVIGWAVAEHMREQLVLDALRMAIARRRPHRGQTVMHTDRGSVYTGRAFRDLCLDQGILPSVGKTGICFDNAAAESFNALYKKELIHLSVWVDCKAVRAASFEYIETYYNRTRIQRQLGYLSPAQYESIFDNKLSLAA from the coding sequence GTGAGGTTCGCCTTCATCTCCTCCGCCGTGGAGGAACAGAAGGAATCGGGCATACCGCGCCGATACCGCTACCCGATCGAGCTGATGTGCCGCATCCTGGCGGTCTCCCGATCCGGGTACTACGCCTGGTCCAATCGCCAGGCCTGCGCACACGCACAGCGCGACGCGGAACTGACCGCCGCTATCGTCGCGATCGACCGGGCGCACGAGGGCCGCTACGGGATCGACCGCATCCACGCGGAACTCGCCAAGCAGGGCCACGCCACCTCCCAGCGCCGCGTCCGGCGCCTGGCACGAGCCGCGGGCCTGCGCTGCGTCCACCCCGCCGCCAAGCGCACCACCACGACAACCCAGGACCCTGCGAACAGCCGCGGCCTCGTCGACCTGGTCGAACGCGACTTCTTCCCCGACACGCCGAACGAGATCTGGTACGGCGACGTGACCTACATATGGACCATGACCGGCTGGTGCTACCTCGCCACGGTGATCGACGGGTTCTCCCGCCAGGTGATCGGATGGGCCGTGGCCGAGCACATGCGCGAACAACTCGTCCTGGACGCGCTGCGCATGGCGATCGCCCGGCGCCGGCCGCATCGGGGCCAGACCGTGATGCACACCGACCGCGGCAGCGTCTACACCGGACGCGCATTCCGCGACCTGTGCCTCGACCAGGGCATCCTGCCCTCCGTCGGCAAGACCGGGATCTGCTTCGACAACGCCGCCGCCGAATCGTTCAACGCTCTGTATAAAAAAGAACTGATACATCTGTCGGTCTGGGTCGACTGCAAGGCGGTACGCGCCGCCAGCTTCGAGTACATCGAGACCTACTACAACCGCACTCGGATCCAGCGTCAGCTCGGATACCTGAGCCCAGCTCAGTACGAGTCAATATTTGACAATAAGCTTTCATTAGCTGCATAA
- a CDS encoding endonuclease/exonuclease/phosphatase family protein: protein MAAAPAASADTTTTATYTVWQWNVSGNVMNAGSTSDGMVSAAVSSILNRDADFVSFNEICYSQYKAIQADLAGTWTTAASFSRFAASEAPKAGLCGSTTDDTDNSFGIALFSKQALGTSSQYTLPSDGSPEDRKMLCAPLAAQPDMVFCTVHITTSPDLTDGVANNVRQLEYVRSTLDGFDAAGETYIIAGDFNAQPNYGRLNDFYDSSIDTVANPNNTGSNFELDDTDTRCPGYGEATAAPGSKEATPPCGGNAKIDEIFVRSTRVAPNTSYSADALAIPVTCTSSANPGTLVACSDHNVLTGTVTVTIG, encoded by the coding sequence GTGGCCGCGGCTCCGGCGGCTTCCGCGGACACCACCACCACGGCCACGTACACGGTTTGGCAGTGGAACGTCTCCGGCAACGTCATGAACGCCGGCTCGACGAGCGACGGCATGGTGAGCGCCGCCGTGTCCTCCATCCTCAATCGCGACGCGGACTTCGTCTCCTTCAACGAGATCTGCTACAGCCAGTACAAGGCCATCCAGGCCGATCTGGCGGGTACCTGGACGACCGCCGCCTCCTTCTCCCGGTTCGCCGCGTCGGAGGCCCCGAAAGCGGGCTTGTGCGGAAGCACCACCGACGACACCGACAACTCTTTCGGCATCGCGCTGTTCAGCAAGCAGGCATTGGGGACCTCGTCGCAGTACACCCTGCCGTCGGACGGCAGCCCCGAGGACCGCAAGATGCTGTGCGCCCCCCTCGCGGCCCAGCCAGACATGGTGTTCTGCACCGTGCACATCACCACCAGCCCCGACCTGACGGACGGAGTCGCGAACAACGTCCGCCAACTGGAGTACGTCCGCTCCACGCTCGACGGCTTCGACGCGGCGGGCGAGACCTACATCATCGCCGGCGACTTCAACGCTCAGCCGAACTACGGCCGCCTCAACGACTTCTACGACTCGTCCATCGACACAGTGGCTAATCCCAACAACACCGGCAGCAACTTCGAACTGGACGACACCGACACCCGTTGTCCTGGATACGGAGAGGCCACCGCCGCCCCTGGATCCAAGGAAGCCACGCCGCCCTGCGGCGGCAACGCCAAAATCGACGAGATCTTCGTCCGCAGCACCCGCGTGGCCCCCAACACCTCCTACAGTGCGGACGCCCTGGCGATCCCGGTCACCTGCACCTCGTCGGCGAACCCCGGCACGCTCGTCGCCTGCTCCGACCACAATGTCCTGACGGGCACCGTCACCGTGACCATCGGCTGA
- a CDS encoding transposase, translating to MGAARKKYTAEYKAEAVDLVVNSGRPVAEIARDLGIHEATLGNWVNLAKKNGTVAEKPVTADERARLRELEDENRKLRMERDFLKKAAAWFASQNQ from the coding sequence GTGGGAGCAGCACGGAAGAAGTACACGGCCGAGTACAAGGCCGAGGCAGTGGACCTGGTCGTCAACTCGGGGCGCCCGGTCGCTGAGATCGCCCGCGACCTCGGCATCCACGAGGCGACCCTCGGCAACTGGGTCAACCTTGCCAAGAAGAACGGCACCGTCGCCGAGAAGCCCGTCACCGCCGACGAGCGCGCCCGCCTGCGGGAACTCGAAGACGAAAACCGCAAGCTGCGCATGGAAAGAGATTTCCTAAAAAAAGCAGCCGCGTGGTTTGCCAGCCAGAACCAGTGA